A region from the Aegilops tauschii subsp. strangulata cultivar AL8/78 chromosome 5, Aet v6.0, whole genome shotgun sequence genome encodes:
- the LOC109775135 gene encoding DNA-directed RNA polymerases II, IV and V subunit 3 has product MERSAAGASYQRFPRVRIRELKDEYAKFELKDTDASMANALRRVMIAEVPTVAIDLVEIESNSSVLNDEFLAHRLGLIPLTSSAAMSMRFSRDCDACDGDGSCEYCSVEFHLAARATDSGQTLEVTSTKDLRSTDPKVCPVDQQREYQQALGNVDAYEPDAAGDHRGILIVKLRRGQELRLRAIARKGIGKDHAKWSPAATVTFMYEPDIRINQELMETLTLEEKQSWVESSPTKVFDIDPVTQQVTIVDPEAYTYDDEVIKKAEAMGKPGLVEINAKEDSFVFTVETTGAITAYELIMNAITVLRQKLDAVRLQDDDGDLGELGAHLIGG; this is encoded by the exons ATGGAGCGCTCGGCGGCGGGCGCCTCGTACCAGCGCTTCCCGCGCGTGCGGATCCGCGAGCTCAAGGACGAGTACGCCAAGTTCGAGCTCAAGGACACCGACGCGAGCATGGCCAACGCCCTCCGCCGCGTCATGATCGCCGAGGTCCCCACCGTCGCCATCGACCTCGTCGAGATCGAGAGCAACTCCTCCGTCCTcaacgacgagttcctcgcgCACCGCCTCGGCCTCATCCCGCTCACCTCCTCCGCCGCCATGTCCATGCGCTTCTCCCGCGACTGCGACGCCTGCGACGGGGACGGCTCCTGCGAGTACTGCTCCGTCGAGTTCCACCTCGCCGCCCGCGCCACCGACTCCGGCCAGACGCTCGAGGTCACCTCCACCAAGGACCTCCGCTCCACCGACCCCAAGGTCTGCCCTGTCGACCAGCAAAGGGAGTACCAGCAGGCCCTCGGCAACGTCGACGCTTACGAGCCCGATGCTGCCGGTGACCACAG GGGCATATTAATTGTAAAGCTGCGCCGTGGGCAAGAGCTGCGTCTTCGAGCAATTGCCAGGAAGGGAATTGGAAAGGACCATGCCAAATGGTCTCCAGCTGCTACTGTGACCTTCATGTATGAGCCTGACATACGTATTAACCAAGAACTCATGGAGACACTTACACTTGAGGAAAAACAAAGCTGGGTGGAGAGCAGCCCTACAAAAGTATTTGACATTGATCCTGTCACCCAACAG GTGACGATTGTGGACCCAGAGGCCTACACATATGACGATGAGGTGATCAAGAAAGCAGAGGCCATGGGGAAGCCAGGATTGGTAGAGATCAACGCCAAGGAGGACAGCTTTGTGTTCACTGTGGAGACAACGGGGGCCATTACAGCCTATGAGCTGATTATGAACGCTATCACGGTCCTGAGGCAGAAGCTGGACGCCGTTCGCCTGCAAGACGATGACGGCGATCTGGGCGAGCTCGGCGCCCACCTTATCGGAGGCTAA